A single genomic interval of Falco cherrug isolate bFalChe1 chromosome 8, bFalChe1.pri, whole genome shotgun sequence harbors:
- the PTPRN gene encoding receptor-type tyrosine-protein phosphatase-like N isoform X2 translates to MGRRLLRALLCLLLLAGRGLLRDGGASATVTAAHGCLFDRRLCSPQEVCVQDGLFGQCQVGSVQDRPYFQVTSPVLQRLQDVLRHLMAQGLSWQDGITQYVISQEMERIPRLHPPPSLELAARDRFLSLRGSPRRPPLPADPSLPVAQHLEQPPPLLPSPLVQRYLEHLLLPSPPQLGYEEALLNPYSYHKFGYQDGTHQLPGSSARRSPETSSLLGRVPAQALFGAGPVSSYGRQPGTDGGHLFQDLGMLSLPREKASHPDPASTRLQHSLRLPSDYMDMEEREQPAPLAAQPPPAQTDAALKRLASLLASYGLGLPELSTQQLSSLSTLLQLLQSSGVAGPEVPTAKRVGLQQGGAGGGAAPQVTEGDMQHGEEPVPPSSTVPPLKVPASSSPEDRLRGRAASSPAPWAEPQQGHSGNALSPGKSITVEKKSYTEAKDSGAQQGMRPPVEYGYIVTDQNVVGPALTFRIRQNPQNLSLADVASQAERVKAELEAELGLKIMQTGVGERNEAAAYSRPSRFGEGFHSVLLTFITLACVAGIAIAASAAFCLRRHAKQREKERLAALGPEGAADTTFEYQELCRQHMASKSLFGRAEAPAAPAETSRVSSVSSQFSDAPQPSPSSHSSTPSWCEEPVQSNMDISTGHMILAYMEDHLRNRDRLAKEWQALCAYQAEPSVCSIAQSEANLKKNRNPDYVPYDHVRIKLKAESNPSRSDFINASPIIEHDPRMPAYIATQGPLSHTIADFWQMVWEHGCTVIVMLSPLAEDSVKQCDRYWPDEGSSLYHIYEVNLVSEHIWCEDFLVRSFYLKNVQSQETRTLTQFHFLSWPAEGIPTTTRPLLDFRRKVNKCYRGRSCPIIVHCSDGAGRTGTYILVDMVLNRMAKGVKEIDIAATLEHIRDQRPGMVQTKDQFEFALTAVAEEVNAILKALPQ, encoded by the exons ATGGGGCGGCGGCTCCTCCGGGcgctcctctgcctcctcctcctggccGGCCGCGGGCTGTTGCGGGACGGAGGTGCCTCCGCTACCGTCACCGCCGCGCATG GCTGCCTGTTTGACCGGAGGCTGTGCTCCCCCCAGGAGGTGTGCGTGCAGG ATGGGCTCTTTGGACAGTGCCAGGTGGGCTCCGTGCAGGACAGACCCTACTTCCAGGTCACCTCTCCCGTGCTCCAGCGCCTGCAGGATGTCTTGCGGCATCTCATGGCACAAG GACTCTCTTGGCAGGATGGCATCACCCAGTATGTGATCTCGCAGGAGATGGAGCGCATCCCCCGCCTCCACCCTCCACCCTCGCTGGAGCTGGCGGCCAGGGACAG GTTCCTGTCCCTCCGTGGTTCCCCCCGGAGACCCCCACTCCCTGCAGACCCCAGCTTGCCAGTGGCTCAGCATCTGGAGCAGCCCCCACCACTGCTGCCCTCCCCGCTGGTGCAGCGgtacctggagcacctcctgctgccctccccaccccagctgggCTATGAAGAGGCTCTGCTCAACCCTTACTCTTACCACAAG TTTGGCTACCAGGACGGCACTCACCAGCTCCCCGGCAGTTCAGCCAGGCGGAGCCCCGAGACCTCCTCGCTGCTGGGCCGGGTCCCTGCCCAGGCCCTTTTTGGGGCTGGACCTGTATCCTCCTATGGCAGGCAGCCAGGAACGGATGGGGGGCATCTCTTCCAGGACTTGGGCATGCTTTCCCTGCCCAGAGAGAAAGCCAGTCACCCAgaccctgccagcaccaggctCCAACACAGCTTGCGGCTCCCCAGTGACTACATGGACATGGAGGAGAGGGAGCAGCCAGCACCTCTGGCCGCCCAGCCACCCCCTGCACAGACAG ATGCTGCTCTGAAGAGACTGGCCTCCCTCCTGGCCAGCTATGGCCTGGGGCTGCCAGAGCTGAGcacccagcagctgagcagcctcTCCACCCTCCTCCAGCTACTCCAGAGCTCTG GTGTTGCTGGCCCCGAAGTGCCAACAGCGAAACGGGTGGGTTTGCAGCAgggtggtgctggaggaggtgCCGCGCCacag gTGACCGAAGGGGATATGCAGCACGGAGAGGAGCCAGTGCCCCCTTCCTCCACAGTGCCTCCCCTCAAagtcccagccagcagctccccagaggacaggctgaggggCAGGGCAGCGTCCTCGCCAGCCCCCTGGGCCGAGCCACAGCAGGGACACAGTGGGAATGCGCTCAGCCCTGGGAAGTCGATCACGGTGGAGAAGAAGAGctacacagaagcaaaggacaGTGGAGCGCAGCAGGGCATGCGGCCACCAGTCGAGTATGGCTACATCGTCACAGACCAGAA TGTTGTGGGCCCTGCACTCACCTTCCGCATCCGGCAGAACCCCCAGAACCTCTCGCTGGCAGACGTGGCCAGCCAGGCTG AGCGAGTGAAGGCAGAGTTAGAAGCAGAGCTGGGCCTGAAGATCATGCAAACAGGAGTGGGAGAG CGAAATGAGGCTGCTGCCTACTCACGCCCGTCCCGCTTCGGGGAAGGCTTCCACTCAGTGCTGCTGACCTTCATCACACTGGCATGCGTAGCAGGCATTGCCATTGCAGCCTCCGCAGCCTTCTGCCTCCGGCGCCATGCCAAGCAGCGGGAGAAGGAGcgcctggctgccctggggccTGAGGGTGCTGCTGACACCACCTTCGAGTACCAG GAGCTGTGCCGCCAGCACATGGCTTCCAAGTCTCTCTTCGGCCGTGCCgaggcaccagcagcaccagcagagaCCTCACGAGTCAGCAGCGTCTCATCCCAGTTCAGTGATGccccgcagcccagccccagctcccacagcagcacaccTTCCTGGTGTGAGGAGCCCGTCCAGTCCAACATGGACATCTCCACTGGACACATGATCCTG GCCTATATGGAGGACCACCTCCGCAACCGGGATCGGCTGGCCAAGGAGTGGCAGGCTCTCTGTGCCTACCAGGCTGAGCCCAGCGTCTGCTCCATTGCCCAGAGTGAAGCCAACTTGAAGAAGAACCGCAACCCTGACTATGTGCCCT ATGACCACGTGCGGATCAAGCTGAAAGCTGAGAGCAACCCATCCCGCAGTGACTTTATCAACGCCAGTCCGATC ATTGAGCATGACCCACGGATGCCAGCGTACATCGCCACGCAGGGGCCGCTGTCCCACACTATTGCTGACTTCTGGCAG ATGGTGTGGGAGCACGGCTGCACTGTCATCGTCATGCTGAGCCCGCTGGCTGAGGACAGCGTCAAGCAGTGTGACCGCTACTGGCCTGACGAAGGCTCTTCTCTCTACCACATCTATGAG GTGAACCTGGTGTCGGAGCACATCTGGTGTGAGGATTTCCTGGTGCGCAGCTTCTACCTGAAGAACGTGCAGTCGCAGGAGACCCGCACGCTGACGCAGTTCCACTTCCTTAGCTGGCCGGCCGAGGgcatccccaccaccacccgACCCCTCCTCGACTTCCGCAG GAAAGTGAACAAGTGCTACCGGGGTCGCTCCTGCCCTATTATTGTGCACTGCAG CGATGGTGCAGGCAGGACCGGGACATACATCCTTGTTGACATGGTCCTGAACCGAATGGCCAAAG gggtgAAGGAGATAGACATAGCTGCTACGCTGGAGCACATCCGAGACCAGCGGCCTGGCATGGTGCAGACAAAG GACCAGTTTGAGTTCGCGCTGACAGCTGTGGCTGAGGAAGTGAATGCCATCCTGAAGGCACTGCCGCAGTGA
- the PTPRN gene encoding receptor-type tyrosine-protein phosphatase-like N isoform X1 has protein sequence MGRRLLRALLCLLLLAGRGLLRDGGASATVTAAHGCLFDRRLCSPQEVCVQDGLFGQCQVGSVQDRPYFQVTSPVLQRLQDVLRHLMAQGLSWQDGITQYVISQEMERIPRLHPPPSLELAARDRFLSLRGSPRRPPLPADPSLPVAQHLEQPPPLLPSPLVQRYLEHLLLPSPPQLGYEEALLNPYSYHKFGYQDGTHQLPGSSARRSPETSSLLGRVPAQALFGAGPVSSYGRQPGTDGGHLFQDLGMLSLPREKASHPDPASTRLQHSLRLPSDYMDMEEREQPAPLAAQPPPAQTDAALKRLASLLASYGLGLPELSTQQLSSLSTLLQLLQSSGVAGPEVPTAKRVGLQQGGAGGGAAPQVTEGDMQHGEEPVPPSSTVPPLKVPASSSPEDRLRGRAASSPAPWAEPQQGHSGNALSPGKSITVEKKSYTEAKDSGAQQGMRPPVEYGYIVTDQKPLGLAAGVRLLELLAKHLHLSTASFINISVVGPALTFRIRQNPQNLSLADVASQAERVKAELEAELGLKIMQTGVGERNEAAAYSRPSRFGEGFHSVLLTFITLACVAGIAIAASAAFCLRRHAKQREKERLAALGPEGAADTTFEYQELCRQHMASKSLFGRAEAPAAPAETSRVSSVSSQFSDAPQPSPSSHSSTPSWCEEPVQSNMDISTGHMILAYMEDHLRNRDRLAKEWQALCAYQAEPSVCSIAQSEANLKKNRNPDYVPYDHVRIKLKAESNPSRSDFINASPIIEHDPRMPAYIATQGPLSHTIADFWQMVWEHGCTVIVMLSPLAEDSVKQCDRYWPDEGSSLYHIYEVNLVSEHIWCEDFLVRSFYLKNVQSQETRTLTQFHFLSWPAEGIPTTTRPLLDFRRKVNKCYRGRSCPIIVHCSDGAGRTGTYILVDMVLNRMAKGVKEIDIAATLEHIRDQRPGMVQTKDQFEFALTAVAEEVNAILKALPQ, from the exons ATGGGGCGGCGGCTCCTCCGGGcgctcctctgcctcctcctcctggccGGCCGCGGGCTGTTGCGGGACGGAGGTGCCTCCGCTACCGTCACCGCCGCGCATG GCTGCCTGTTTGACCGGAGGCTGTGCTCCCCCCAGGAGGTGTGCGTGCAGG ATGGGCTCTTTGGACAGTGCCAGGTGGGCTCCGTGCAGGACAGACCCTACTTCCAGGTCACCTCTCCCGTGCTCCAGCGCCTGCAGGATGTCTTGCGGCATCTCATGGCACAAG GACTCTCTTGGCAGGATGGCATCACCCAGTATGTGATCTCGCAGGAGATGGAGCGCATCCCCCGCCTCCACCCTCCACCCTCGCTGGAGCTGGCGGCCAGGGACAG GTTCCTGTCCCTCCGTGGTTCCCCCCGGAGACCCCCACTCCCTGCAGACCCCAGCTTGCCAGTGGCTCAGCATCTGGAGCAGCCCCCACCACTGCTGCCCTCCCCGCTGGTGCAGCGgtacctggagcacctcctgctgccctccccaccccagctgggCTATGAAGAGGCTCTGCTCAACCCTTACTCTTACCACAAG TTTGGCTACCAGGACGGCACTCACCAGCTCCCCGGCAGTTCAGCCAGGCGGAGCCCCGAGACCTCCTCGCTGCTGGGCCGGGTCCCTGCCCAGGCCCTTTTTGGGGCTGGACCTGTATCCTCCTATGGCAGGCAGCCAGGAACGGATGGGGGGCATCTCTTCCAGGACTTGGGCATGCTTTCCCTGCCCAGAGAGAAAGCCAGTCACCCAgaccctgccagcaccaggctCCAACACAGCTTGCGGCTCCCCAGTGACTACATGGACATGGAGGAGAGGGAGCAGCCAGCACCTCTGGCCGCCCAGCCACCCCCTGCACAGACAG ATGCTGCTCTGAAGAGACTGGCCTCCCTCCTGGCCAGCTATGGCCTGGGGCTGCCAGAGCTGAGcacccagcagctgagcagcctcTCCACCCTCCTCCAGCTACTCCAGAGCTCTG GTGTTGCTGGCCCCGAAGTGCCAACAGCGAAACGGGTGGGTTTGCAGCAgggtggtgctggaggaggtgCCGCGCCacag gTGACCGAAGGGGATATGCAGCACGGAGAGGAGCCAGTGCCCCCTTCCTCCACAGTGCCTCCCCTCAAagtcccagccagcagctccccagaggacaggctgaggggCAGGGCAGCGTCCTCGCCAGCCCCCTGGGCCGAGCCACAGCAGGGACACAGTGGGAATGCGCTCAGCCCTGGGAAGTCGATCACGGTGGAGAAGAAGAGctacacagaagcaaaggacaGTGGAGCGCAGCAGGGCATGCGGCCACCAGTCGAGTATGGCTACATCGTCACAGACCAGAA GCCCCTGGGGCTGGCCGCTGGTGTGCGGCTGCTGGAGCTCCTCGCCAAGCACCTCCACCTCTCCACGGCCAGCTTCATCAACATCAG TGTTGTGGGCCCTGCACTCACCTTCCGCATCCGGCAGAACCCCCAGAACCTCTCGCTGGCAGACGTGGCCAGCCAGGCTG AGCGAGTGAAGGCAGAGTTAGAAGCAGAGCTGGGCCTGAAGATCATGCAAACAGGAGTGGGAGAG CGAAATGAGGCTGCTGCCTACTCACGCCCGTCCCGCTTCGGGGAAGGCTTCCACTCAGTGCTGCTGACCTTCATCACACTGGCATGCGTAGCAGGCATTGCCATTGCAGCCTCCGCAGCCTTCTGCCTCCGGCGCCATGCCAAGCAGCGGGAGAAGGAGcgcctggctgccctggggccTGAGGGTGCTGCTGACACCACCTTCGAGTACCAG GAGCTGTGCCGCCAGCACATGGCTTCCAAGTCTCTCTTCGGCCGTGCCgaggcaccagcagcaccagcagagaCCTCACGAGTCAGCAGCGTCTCATCCCAGTTCAGTGATGccccgcagcccagccccagctcccacagcagcacaccTTCCTGGTGTGAGGAGCCCGTCCAGTCCAACATGGACATCTCCACTGGACACATGATCCTG GCCTATATGGAGGACCACCTCCGCAACCGGGATCGGCTGGCCAAGGAGTGGCAGGCTCTCTGTGCCTACCAGGCTGAGCCCAGCGTCTGCTCCATTGCCCAGAGTGAAGCCAACTTGAAGAAGAACCGCAACCCTGACTATGTGCCCT ATGACCACGTGCGGATCAAGCTGAAAGCTGAGAGCAACCCATCCCGCAGTGACTTTATCAACGCCAGTCCGATC ATTGAGCATGACCCACGGATGCCAGCGTACATCGCCACGCAGGGGCCGCTGTCCCACACTATTGCTGACTTCTGGCAG ATGGTGTGGGAGCACGGCTGCACTGTCATCGTCATGCTGAGCCCGCTGGCTGAGGACAGCGTCAAGCAGTGTGACCGCTACTGGCCTGACGAAGGCTCTTCTCTCTACCACATCTATGAG GTGAACCTGGTGTCGGAGCACATCTGGTGTGAGGATTTCCTGGTGCGCAGCTTCTACCTGAAGAACGTGCAGTCGCAGGAGACCCGCACGCTGACGCAGTTCCACTTCCTTAGCTGGCCGGCCGAGGgcatccccaccaccacccgACCCCTCCTCGACTTCCGCAG GAAAGTGAACAAGTGCTACCGGGGTCGCTCCTGCCCTATTATTGTGCACTGCAG CGATGGTGCAGGCAGGACCGGGACATACATCCTTGTTGACATGGTCCTGAACCGAATGGCCAAAG gggtgAAGGAGATAGACATAGCTGCTACGCTGGAGCACATCCGAGACCAGCGGCCTGGCATGGTGCAGACAAAG GACCAGTTTGAGTTCGCGCTGACAGCTGTGGCTGAGGAAGTGAATGCCATCCTGAAGGCACTGCCGCAGTGA
- the PTPRN gene encoding receptor-type tyrosine-protein phosphatase-like N isoform X3, which produces MGRRLLRALLCLLLLAGRGLLRDGGASATVTAAHGCLFDRRLCSPQEVCVQDGLFGQCQVGSVQDRPYFQVTSPVLQRLQDVLRHLMAQGLSWQDGITQYVISQEMERIPRLHPPPSLELAARDRFLSLRGSPRRPPLPADPSLPVAQHLEQPPPLLPSPLVQRYLEHLLLPSPPQLGYEEALLNPYSYHKDLGMLSLPREKASHPDPASTRLQHSLRLPSDYMDMEEREQPAPLAAQPPPAQTDAALKRLASLLASYGLGLPELSTQQLSSLSTLLQLLQSSGVAGPEVPTAKRVGLQQGGAGGGAAPQVTEGDMQHGEEPVPPSSTVPPLKVPASSSPEDRLRGRAASSPAPWAEPQQGHSGNALSPGKSITVEKKSYTEAKDSGAQQGMRPPVEYGYIVTDQKPLGLAAGVRLLELLAKHLHLSTASFINISVVGPALTFRIRQNPQNLSLADVASQAERVKAELEAELGLKIMQTGVGERNEAAAYSRPSRFGEGFHSVLLTFITLACVAGIAIAASAAFCLRRHAKQREKERLAALGPEGAADTTFEYQELCRQHMASKSLFGRAEAPAAPAETSRVSSVSSQFSDAPQPSPSSHSSTPSWCEEPVQSNMDISTGHMILAYMEDHLRNRDRLAKEWQALCAYQAEPSVCSIAQSEANLKKNRNPDYVPYDHVRIKLKAESNPSRSDFINASPIIEHDPRMPAYIATQGPLSHTIADFWQMVWEHGCTVIVMLSPLAEDSVKQCDRYWPDEGSSLYHIYEVNLVSEHIWCEDFLVRSFYLKNVQSQETRTLTQFHFLSWPAEGIPTTTRPLLDFRRKVNKCYRGRSCPIIVHCSDGAGRTGTYILVDMVLNRMAKGVKEIDIAATLEHIRDQRPGMVQTKDQFEFALTAVAEEVNAILKALPQ; this is translated from the exons ATGGGGCGGCGGCTCCTCCGGGcgctcctctgcctcctcctcctggccGGCCGCGGGCTGTTGCGGGACGGAGGTGCCTCCGCTACCGTCACCGCCGCGCATG GCTGCCTGTTTGACCGGAGGCTGTGCTCCCCCCAGGAGGTGTGCGTGCAGG ATGGGCTCTTTGGACAGTGCCAGGTGGGCTCCGTGCAGGACAGACCCTACTTCCAGGTCACCTCTCCCGTGCTCCAGCGCCTGCAGGATGTCTTGCGGCATCTCATGGCACAAG GACTCTCTTGGCAGGATGGCATCACCCAGTATGTGATCTCGCAGGAGATGGAGCGCATCCCCCGCCTCCACCCTCCACCCTCGCTGGAGCTGGCGGCCAGGGACAG GTTCCTGTCCCTCCGTGGTTCCCCCCGGAGACCCCCACTCCCTGCAGACCCCAGCTTGCCAGTGGCTCAGCATCTGGAGCAGCCCCCACCACTGCTGCCCTCCCCGCTGGTGCAGCGgtacctggagcacctcctgctgccctccccaccccagctgggCTATGAAGAGGCTCTGCTCAACCCTTACTCTTACCACAAG GACTTGGGCATGCTTTCCCTGCCCAGAGAGAAAGCCAGTCACCCAgaccctgccagcaccaggctCCAACACAGCTTGCGGCTCCCCAGTGACTACATGGACATGGAGGAGAGGGAGCAGCCAGCACCTCTGGCCGCCCAGCCACCCCCTGCACAGACAG ATGCTGCTCTGAAGAGACTGGCCTCCCTCCTGGCCAGCTATGGCCTGGGGCTGCCAGAGCTGAGcacccagcagctgagcagcctcTCCACCCTCCTCCAGCTACTCCAGAGCTCTG GTGTTGCTGGCCCCGAAGTGCCAACAGCGAAACGGGTGGGTTTGCAGCAgggtggtgctggaggaggtgCCGCGCCacag gTGACCGAAGGGGATATGCAGCACGGAGAGGAGCCAGTGCCCCCTTCCTCCACAGTGCCTCCCCTCAAagtcccagccagcagctccccagaggacaggctgaggggCAGGGCAGCGTCCTCGCCAGCCCCCTGGGCCGAGCCACAGCAGGGACACAGTGGGAATGCGCTCAGCCCTGGGAAGTCGATCACGGTGGAGAAGAAGAGctacacagaagcaaaggacaGTGGAGCGCAGCAGGGCATGCGGCCACCAGTCGAGTATGGCTACATCGTCACAGACCAGAA GCCCCTGGGGCTGGCCGCTGGTGTGCGGCTGCTGGAGCTCCTCGCCAAGCACCTCCACCTCTCCACGGCCAGCTTCATCAACATCAG TGTTGTGGGCCCTGCACTCACCTTCCGCATCCGGCAGAACCCCCAGAACCTCTCGCTGGCAGACGTGGCCAGCCAGGCTG AGCGAGTGAAGGCAGAGTTAGAAGCAGAGCTGGGCCTGAAGATCATGCAAACAGGAGTGGGAGAG CGAAATGAGGCTGCTGCCTACTCACGCCCGTCCCGCTTCGGGGAAGGCTTCCACTCAGTGCTGCTGACCTTCATCACACTGGCATGCGTAGCAGGCATTGCCATTGCAGCCTCCGCAGCCTTCTGCCTCCGGCGCCATGCCAAGCAGCGGGAGAAGGAGcgcctggctgccctggggccTGAGGGTGCTGCTGACACCACCTTCGAGTACCAG GAGCTGTGCCGCCAGCACATGGCTTCCAAGTCTCTCTTCGGCCGTGCCgaggcaccagcagcaccagcagagaCCTCACGAGTCAGCAGCGTCTCATCCCAGTTCAGTGATGccccgcagcccagccccagctcccacagcagcacaccTTCCTGGTGTGAGGAGCCCGTCCAGTCCAACATGGACATCTCCACTGGACACATGATCCTG GCCTATATGGAGGACCACCTCCGCAACCGGGATCGGCTGGCCAAGGAGTGGCAGGCTCTCTGTGCCTACCAGGCTGAGCCCAGCGTCTGCTCCATTGCCCAGAGTGAAGCCAACTTGAAGAAGAACCGCAACCCTGACTATGTGCCCT ATGACCACGTGCGGATCAAGCTGAAAGCTGAGAGCAACCCATCCCGCAGTGACTTTATCAACGCCAGTCCGATC ATTGAGCATGACCCACGGATGCCAGCGTACATCGCCACGCAGGGGCCGCTGTCCCACACTATTGCTGACTTCTGGCAG ATGGTGTGGGAGCACGGCTGCACTGTCATCGTCATGCTGAGCCCGCTGGCTGAGGACAGCGTCAAGCAGTGTGACCGCTACTGGCCTGACGAAGGCTCTTCTCTCTACCACATCTATGAG GTGAACCTGGTGTCGGAGCACATCTGGTGTGAGGATTTCCTGGTGCGCAGCTTCTACCTGAAGAACGTGCAGTCGCAGGAGACCCGCACGCTGACGCAGTTCCACTTCCTTAGCTGGCCGGCCGAGGgcatccccaccaccacccgACCCCTCCTCGACTTCCGCAG GAAAGTGAACAAGTGCTACCGGGGTCGCTCCTGCCCTATTATTGTGCACTGCAG CGATGGTGCAGGCAGGACCGGGACATACATCCTTGTTGACATGGTCCTGAACCGAATGGCCAAAG gggtgAAGGAGATAGACATAGCTGCTACGCTGGAGCACATCCGAGACCAGCGGCCTGGCATGGTGCAGACAAAG GACCAGTTTGAGTTCGCGCTGACAGCTGTGGCTGAGGAAGTGAATGCCATCCTGAAGGCACTGCCGCAGTGA